CGCAGCGCCTCCAACATCCTCCAGGCGCGGATCTACGACACCAAGTCGAACACCTTCGACCGGGTCGCCGATCCGCTGGTGGGCCGCAACTACCACTCGGGCTCGATCCTGCTGCCCGACGGCCGGGTGATGTTCTTCGGCTCCAACTCGCTCTACGCGGACAAGGCCAACACCAAACCGGCCACGTTCGAGCAGCGCATCGAGATCTACACGCCGCCGTACCTCTACCGGGACTCCCGGCCCGATCTGACCGGCGGTCCGAAGACGATCGCGCGCGGCGGCTCGGCGACGTTCACCTCGCAGCACGCGTCGACCATCAGGACGGCCCGGCTGATCCGGCCGAGCGCGTCCACGCACGTCACCGACGTCGATCAGCGTTCCATCGCGCTGGACTTCAAGAAGACGAAGAACGGGGTCACGGTGACCGTGCCGAAGAACCGGAATCTCGTGGAGTCCGGCTGGTACATGCTGTTCGTGACGGACGACCAGGGGACGCCGAGCAAGGCGCAGTGGGTCAAGGTGCCGTAGCGTTCCGCTGATTGGGCCGTTTCGACTGCGGGTTCGTTGTGGCTGGTCGCGCCCACGCGGCGGAGCCGCATGATGTCAGAGCCCCGCGCCCCTAAAAGATAGGGCGCGGGGAATTGGCGTCAGTTGGATGACTTGGCCAGCTTCAGGGCGTACTCGGGCCACCATTCGCCCGCCTTCGGACCCCCCTTGCACTCCCCGTCCGACTCACCCGGCCGCTTGACCCAGAGATACGCGTCGACGAGCGGATCGGCGGTCTTGGTCGTCGGGGTCTCGCCCAGCGCGCGCCCCGGCGGATTGCACCAGTTCTCGTCCGCCTCGCCGGCCGTGTAGGGGCCGTTTCCGTTGCGGCTGGTGTCGATGACGAAATGCTTGCCGCCGACCTTCGCGGACAGTTGCCTGCCGTACGCGAGGGAGTCCTTGGTCGAGTAGAAATTGGAGACGTTGACGGAGAAGCCGTCGGCCCGGTCGATGCCCGCCCGCTTCAGCGGCTGGAAGATCTGGTCGGGGTGACCCCAGCCCGCGTTGCCCGCGTCGAGGTACACCTTCGTGTTCTTCAGGGCCTTGAGCTTGGTGACCGCGGTCTCGAGGAGGAAGTACCGCTCCTCCTGGAACTGCGCCGGAGTGCACTGGTTGACCAGGTGCAGAATGGCGTCCGGTTCCAGGATCACCGTGGCGGGCCGGTCCTGGATGCCGCGGGCGACCCCGTCGATCCAGGCCTTGTAGGCGTCGCCGTCCGCCGCGCCGCCCTGCGAGAACTGGCCGCAGTCGCGGTGCGGGATGTTGTAGAGGACCAGGATGGCCGCCCGGTCGGCCTGCTGCGCCGCCTCGGTGAAACCGCGCGCCTCCCGCTCGGGATTCTCCGGCCCGATCCACTCGCCGGTCGGCTGTTCGGCTATCTTGCGGATCTGCTCGGCGTCGTCCTTCTTGCCCGCCTTGACGTACGCGGCGACCTGCTCGGCCGCGTTGCCCGCCGGGTTGACCCAGAACGGGTCGGAGTTCTTGGGCTGTTGTGTGACCTTGGAACCGGAACCGTCGCTCTTGTCGCCGCCGCCCCCGGAGGAACACCCCGCGAGCACCAGCAACGCCCCCACCACCACGACGGACGCCCGAGCCCCGGCCCCCTTGCTGCCGTACATGCAACTCCCCCTCGGGTGCACTGTCCTTGGGGTCAATCGTGACATAGGTGGCGCCTCGCCCACGAGATCGCCCGCCCCTTGTCGGTGAGCTGTTACAGCCCCCCACGGGGACAGGTCCTAGGCCAGAACGCTCATACGTTCTAGAGTTGCCTCAAACGGACCCCGAACCTCCCGCGCCGACCGCCGGGTTACTCCCGCAGCCCGTGCGCGCGCGGTCGAGGACCAGCCCGGTCGGCGGCTCCGGGGGGAGCGGGCCGCCGACCGGGCCAGGTGGAACCGGTCACCGGGACACCGGCCGCGGTCACCCGCATCATCATCCGTGGCCCGTCAGGTACGCCGACACGACCACGTTCGCGGTGTAGGTGCGGCTGGCCCGGTCGAAGGTGCCGCCGCAGGTGACGAGCCGCAGCTCGGCCCGCCCCGACTCCCGTGGCCCGTAGGCCTGTCGGGCGTCGAAGTGGTCGCGCGGGAAGACCTGCACGTCGTCCACGGTGAACTCGGCGACCGTCCCGTCGTCGCGGACCACCCGGACCGTCTGCCCCGGCCGTACCGTGCTGAGTTTGTAGAAGACCGCGGGCCGGGTCTCGGTGTCGACGTGCCCCACGAACAACGCGGTCCCGGCCGCCCCCGGCCGCACCCCGGCGGCGTACCAGCCGACCACGCCCGGCTGGTCGAAGGGCGGCGGATCGATCGCCCCCTGCCCGTCGAGCCCGCGGCCCACGACCGGCGCCTGCACCCCCATCGAGGGAATGTCGATGCGCTGCGGCACCGCGCTCGTCAGCGGCTTCAGCGCGGGTGGCAGCCGTACCTCGGGCGGTCGTCCGACCGCCGCGATGTCCCCCGTCGTCGGCGCCGCTATCCCCTGCCGTACGTCGGTCAGGTCACGGCCCCACAGCCACAGCCCGAGCAGCAGCACCGCCCAGGCGACACCGGTCAGCAGCCGGCCGGCGCCGGAGGAACGCCCGTGTGCGGGCATGTCGTCGGACATGTCAGTCTCGGGTGTCGTGGCCCCGGCGCGCGCTGCGGACCGCGACCGCCACCGCGGCGGCGCTCGCGAGGACGAGGCCGATCACCGCGTGCTTGGTGCCGGGGCTCGACGAGCGGGCGTCCACGGAGGCGAAGTGCGCGGTGCCG
This portion of the Streptomyces mirabilis genome encodes:
- a CDS encoding class F sortase, producing the protein MSDDMPAHGRSSGAGRLLTGVAWAVLLLGLWLWGRDLTDVRQGIAAPTTGDIAAVGRPPEVRLPPALKPLTSAVPQRIDIPSMGVQAPVVGRGLDGQGAIDPPPFDQPGVVGWYAAGVRPGAAGTALFVGHVDTETRPAVFYKLSTVRPGQTVRVVRDDGTVAEFTVDDVQVFPRDHFDARQAYGPRESGRAELRLVTCGGTFDRASRTYTANVVVSAYLTGHG
- a CDS encoding glycoside hydrolase family 6 protein; translated protein: MYGSKGAGARASVVVVGALLVLAGCSSGGGGDKSDGSGSKVTQQPKNSDPFWVNPAGNAAEQVAAYVKAGKKDDAEQIRKIAEQPTGEWIGPENPEREARGFTEAAQQADRAAILVLYNIPHRDCGQFSQGGAADGDAYKAWIDGVARGIQDRPATVILEPDAILHLVNQCTPAQFQEERYFLLETAVTKLKALKNTKVYLDAGNAGWGHPDQIFQPLKRAGIDRADGFSVNVSNFYSTKDSLAYGRQLSAKVGGKHFVIDTSRNGNGPYTAGEADENWCNPPGRALGETPTTKTADPLVDAYLWVKRPGESDGECKGGPKAGEWWPEYALKLAKSSN